The DNA segment AATCGAGCGAGTAGTTTACCTCAATCGGTTTGTCTATAGCCGTGGCTATATCGCAGATAATGGCCAGTGGCACTCAATCAGAGTGCCACGATTGAGCTCACTCTCTACCTTCAGCTCGCCATGTAATTCTTCTTTTATCCAAAGATTAATGCAAGTCAGTGTGCCAATACATTGGTTTTGTTGCATTTCCAGTCTCAGTTGTTCAAGATGTGCGATTGGTATCCCAACACCATTGTCCTTAAGCTGCATGTACAACTCACCGTCTTTTTTCTCGAGTGTTAACACTAAGGTTCTGTCTTGATTATGCTCTTTAAAGGCATGGTGCAAGGTGTTGTTGATTAGTCGATAGAAAAACTGCAAATATTGCCAAGCATTGCCATCGACCACCAATTGCTCGTCGCACTCTAGCTTGACCTTAACCTGAGTTTTCAACAGTTGTGGCTGCAATAAGCTCAGTAATTGATTGATAAACTGGGCTAAATGCAGCGGGCGTATCTCACTATGCTGATCGGTAAACAGCTGCGATATGTGCCTGAGTCTCGCCGCCTGCTGGCTCATCAGTTGCACCACTTGGGGTTGATGGCTGTCATCCTCTTTACTGCGCACTTGGCAGATCTGAGCGAGGAGTTTGTCCTGCTCGAGCATCATTTGGCTCATAACGTCGGCTAGGAAGTTCTGCATCAGTTTCTGACTTTGCTGTTTGCTCAAGTTGAGTTGGATTTGCTGATTGATCTCATTTTGAATCGCGACGAGTTGTTCCCTGAGCTGGCTGTTTTCTTGCTGCGAGAGTTGGGTCTTGTGCTGCTGCTCTTTAAGCAGACTTAATTGCGATTGCAGCAGCTTTTCTTGTTCTTTTTCTTGGCGTTTTCTCAAGTCCACATTAAAACCAATCGCGCCGACACCCAAGGAATTATCCTCATCGTCGCGAATGTCGAATTTACTCATTTGATAGATAAGTTCGCCTCGAAGAGAGGGAATGACTTCTTCAAAATGCAGGGCCTCGTGGCTATGGGTGACCCTTTGGTCGTTCTGTTGATACTGCTGTGCGAGTGAGTTTGGGAACAGATCAAAGTCCGTAGCCCCGATGATCTTGCGCCGCTCAATCCCTAATACTTCGCAGTATTTGTTGTTCACTAAGGTGTATCTACCATTTAAGTCTTTGATATAAATGATGGTGGAGGAAAAGTCGAGCAAGGATCTTAATTGCTCCTTGCGCTGACTCAACTCCTGCTGAAAATGTTGTTGGGTTAGCAATTGCTGCTCGAGCGCGAGATTACTGGCGTCTAAACTGGCCATGGCGACTTCAAGCTGTTGGGTGCGGGATAAAAAGCTTTTTGCGAGCAGGCCGACTTCATCATGCCGCTCCTTGGCTTTTAATTCGATAGAGGCCGAATCGTTGCTTTTGAGTGCCTGCACCATCTCCATAATGGGGGCGATAATCAGTCGATGTTGCAGTAAAAACAGTAGGATAAGGCCGAGCATCTGAATTAACACTAGGGAAAGCCCGACTTTTTCGATAAGTTTTTTGGCCGTGTCCTGTAAGGGGGCGATGGGGGTGACGACGAGAATTTTCCAGTAGGTGTGGGGCATTAAAAACACCGACACTAGCGAAGGCCCCTTGAGGATGGGATCCATAGTCAATGAAACCGAGGCTATCCGCCTTGGGCTCGAGAACTGGCTCTTAGCATTGTCATTGACGATGGCGGAGAGCATCTCCCGCTCACTGTCCCCGCTTAGGCGGGTGAGGTTATCCATTTGCTCTTGGGTAAATACGCGCTCAGCCACGGCTTGTTCGATAAAACTGCGGTCGGCGAAGTGCAGTGCCGAGGCGATTGGGCTAAAGGCCGCCTCTGTTTTTGCTAACTCGTCGAAGGTTTGTAACGTATGGGGTGGATTTTGCGAAGATTGCGGTAAAATATCGCTATTCGGCGAGGCCAAGATTTGGTTTTGATGGTCGAGGGCTATCACATAGCCGCTCACATCGAGCATGGTATTGCGTAGGAGCTGACTAAGTTTTTCAAGGCTGATATCCGTGGTGGCCGCCCCAATAAACTGATGATCCATCCACATTGCGCCCGATGCGGTCACCATAGGCTCATGGGTAGTCGGGTCGACATAGGATTTAGACCAAAATATTTTTCCCACGGGAAAATAGCGGGTTGGCCGATACCATTCTTCGGTGTGGTAGCTTGGAAAACTGTCATCGTTATAGCTGTTGATGGCGACTAATTCGCCGTGAATATTGTGTGACCAGAATAAGCTATCGCGAAACTTTTGCCGGTCAAATGCCCCTGGTTCGGGCCAAATCCCGCCACCTGAAATAATCGCCTTTTGATTTTCAATCGAGAGTAATACCGGAATGCTCTTACTGAGCTGCTCGGGCTCATAACGGTATAGCATGGCGATTTGACTGATGGCATTGACCTGATTCTCCACTTGGGAGGTCATTTCCTGCAATTTGGCAATGATGATTTGGCCATGGTTTTGATTGAGCAGAGTTTGTTGCTCACTGATCTGTTGGGTCTGAATGTTGAGAATGACCCACGCCGTGCTGAAGATCAGTATGCTGGCGATCAGCAGTTGGATCAGACTGAGTTTAAACGGCAGACTTTTTTGCCAGTGGGTTAACGGTGCTTGAGGCTCAATGAGAGGCCGTTTATCCATGTTCTACGCATTCCAAATGCCGTTATCATGGAGCCAGTTTAGCGTTTTTTGGCCTATTTGCCATTGGCTTAAATCAAAGTTCGAACAGTGCTTTCGGTGATAAATATTGACAGAGACAGTTAAAAATAAGGCAGACCTTATTGTCTGCCTTAGGAAGATTATTGATGAAGATTATTTGTAGAGTGAAGGTTTATTCGAACCGCTCAGGATGGGCACAATAAACAGTAACAGTGCGACCAGATAACCACTAAAGGCTACCACCATCCATTCGGCCATGGTGACGCCCATAAACTGCCATGGCACATCGGTACACATGCCCGTTGGTAACATCACGGATGGGAACCATTCGTGGAGCGGCATCCAAGCTGGAAATTCGGGTAAAAATGAGCAAGTCGAGAAGGGCGAAGGGTTATTCTGCATATCGACTAAGGCTAATGCTAGTTTTAGTCCCCAGGTTGCACTGACGGCCCAACCAATGGCGCCTAGAATGCGAACGATAAGGAACTTGGGCGCCGTCATACCAATCAGTCCTGATGCCAAAATGCCGAATACGGCGAGCCGCTGGTAGATACACATCACGCAGGGGTCTAACTTCATCACATATTGGAAATACAAGGCGGCCGCTTCGAGGGCAATCGCAGAGCCTGTGAGAATGAACCAAGATGCGCGGGAATGGGCAAAGCGAGTGAATGCTGTCAAAAGTGAACTCCGTATCAACAAAAAACGCCCTCGAAGGTAGGGCGTTTTTTTGACTTTACTGAACTCATAAAGTTCAGTCAACTCCGATATTTATGTTAGTGAGCTGCAGCAGGTGCTAACGCTTCTTTAACACTGTGGTGCAATATTGCATGGGAGTCATAGAAGTACTGGGTCATCTGCTCTAAGAAGCCCGATTGGATTGCCATCACTCCCACAATCGATAGCACGATAGTGTAGGGTAATGCCATCCACACCATTCTGCCGTAGGATAAACGGATCAGCGGTGCAAGGGCTGAAGTCAATAAGAACAGGAATGCGGCTTGACCGTTTGGTGTTGCCACCGAAGGCAAGTTAGTACCAGTGTTAATGGCAACCGCTAACAGGTCGAATTGATCGCGGGTAATTTGACCGTTAATCAGGGCGGCTTTGACCTCGTTAATGTAAACCGTGCCCACAAACACGTTATCACTGACCATAGAGAGTAAACCGTTAGCGATATAGAAGATCACTAATTGGGTATTACCTTCATGGTTTAGTGCCCATTGGATGACAGGGCCAAACAGTTGTTGGTCGATGATTACGGCAACAACCGCAAAGAACACCGCTAACAAGGCCGTAAAGGGCAGGGCTTCTTCGAAGGCTTTACCTAGCGCATGCTCATCGGTAATACCGTTAAAGGCCGTGGTTAAGATGATCACAGACAGACCAATCAAGCCCACAGACGCTAAGTGCAGCGCGAGACCCGCAATTAACCACACACCGACAAAGGCTTGGATAACCAGCTTCATCTTGTCTTTATTGGTACGACGCGCGTCTTCATAGGCGGCGTAATCACACAGGATTTTATGCACTGCATCCGGCAGCTGGGCACCATAACCAAACCAACGGAATTTCTCGACGATAAAGCAGGTGAGGATACCTGCGAACAATACAGGTACGGTCACAGGTGACATACGGATCGCAAATTCGCCAAATTGCCAGTTTGCTTGAGCCGCAATAATTAAGTTTTGCGGTTCACCCACCATAGTACAGACGCCACCCAATGCAGTACCGACACCGGCGTGCATTAACAGGTTACGTAGGAAACCACGGAAAGATTCCAACTCGTCTTCATTGAGCTGGTTTTCACCATCGTCATTTTTGCCTTCGGAGGTATGGTCATGATCTGCCGAGAAGTCTTTACCTGAGGCGACTTTGTGATAGATAGAGTAAAAACCAACCGCCACGGTGATAATCACTGCGATAACGGTTAACGCATCTAAGAAGGCGGATAAGAAGGCGGAAGCCAAACAGAACAGCAAAGACACTAAGATTTTCGAACGTACTTTAGTGATCATCTTAGTGAACACGAACAGCAGCAGCTGCTTCATGAAGTAAATGCCGGCTACCATAAACACCAGCAGTAATAGTACTTCAAGGTTTGCTTCAATTTCGTGTAATACTTGGCTGGCAGAGGTCATACCGATGGCGACAGCTTCAATCGCTAATAAACCACCGGGTTGTAATGGGTAGCATTTTAGCGCCATTGCCAAGGTAAAAATAAATTCAAGCACTAATACCCAACCAGCCACAAAGGGGCTGACATAGAAAAAGAGTATTGGATTGATTATTAAAAACGACAGTATTGCGATCTTGTACCACTTAGGAGAATTCCCTAAGAAGTTCCCAATAAACGCCTGACTCATTGTCATCGGCATGGCATCCTCTCTTCTAATTATCTTTTAAAATTGCACAGATTATTGTTTCTGGCATTTGTTTTAGAAAATCAGTCTAGCCTAAAGAGAATGCTAATGTAACGATATACTGAAACCCAGATTTCAAAAAGCGGAGCTAATCGGCAAAATTGGCACAATTGCTGTTGATTCATGTCGTTTTTTTGAACATTTCTGTGACAATTGTACGGTGATTTTAAGGTGAGCCTCAGTCAATGGTTTCCATTTTTTACCGCTCTGGTATGATCAGTGACCATTATAAAGCACAACAACTGGAAAAGTGGGCTGATGATTATCAATGCCAAAGGACCTGCAAGTTTTGCAGAGAAGTATATTGTAAGATCGATTTGGGAAAATAAGTTTCCCCCAGGGTCCATTTTACCGGCTGAACGTGAGCTTTCTGAATTAATTGGCGTAACACGCACCACCTTGCGTGAAGTGCTGCAACGCTTAGCCCGTGATGGTTGGTTGAAAATTCAACATGGTAAACCAACACGGGTGAACAATTTTTGGGAAACCTCGGGCCTTAACATTCTTGAGACCATAGCGGATCTCAATCCTGAAGGCTTCCCTGTGCTGGTGGACCAATTGCTGTCGGCTCGCACCAATGTCAGTGCGATTTACTTCCGTGGCGCACTGCGCAACAGCCCAGATACCGCGGTGGAAGTCCTAGGGCAAATCCACCAATTAGAAGATACGGCCGAATCCTTCGCCGAGTATGATTACCTGTTGCACCACACCTTGGCCTTCTCTTCTGGTAATCCACTGTACGTGTTGATTTTAAACGGCTTTAAAGGTTTGTATAGCCGGGTGGGTCGTTACTATTTCAGTAGTCCTGAGGCGCGTCAGTTAGCGCTGAACTTCTATAAAGAACTCGAAATATTAGCCAAAGCTAAAAACTATATCGATGTGCCCGCATTAATGCGTACCTACGGTATCAACAGCGGCAAAATGTGGTTGCAATTGCGTGACGATATGCCAACTTCGATTGCCCAGCAGGACGGTAACGCTTAAGTTTCGATTCCAAAGCTTAAATTTGGTAAGTGGCCTGTTTTAAGACGGGTTAAATAAAAAGCCGTTTCATTGAGAAACGGCTTTTTGCTTTTTAATTCAAGCGATATTTAGTCGGCCTTAGGTTGCTCTGGACAGGAGGCTAACAAGGTCACGCTGGTATCGGCATTTAACTGCTCCAAGCTGACGGTAAAGCCCCAGAGGCGATGCAGATGTTTTAACACTTCCTTATAGGTGCTGGCGAGCGGAATGTCATTACTGGGGACATACCTTAAAGTTAAGGAGCGGTCGCCGTTTATCTCAACGTTATGTACTTGAATATTAGGCTCAATATTCGACAAATTGTACTGCTGCGAGAGTAAATTGCGAATGTCTTGATAACCCTGCTCATCGTGAATGGCCGACACGGACAGATAATTACGCTTCTCATCATCGTGGATGCCAAACAGTTTGAACTGACGGATCACTCTCGGCGACAGGTACTGGCTGATAAAACTCTCATCCTTAAAGTTTTGCATCGCAAAATGTAAGGTATCGAGCCAATTACTGCCCGCAATGTCCGGAAACCAGGCTTTGTCTTCCTCTGTGGGAGACTCACACATACGCCGAATATCGGTAAACATCGCAAACCCAAGGGCATAGGGATTAATACCACTGTAGTAACGGCTGTTATATTCGGGCTGGGCGACAACGCCAGTGTGGCTCTGCAAAAACTCCATCATAAAGCGGTCGGTGACCACGCCATCATCGTATAGATGATTCAAAATGGTGTAATGCCAGAAGGTTGCCCAGCCTTCATTCATCACTTGTGTTTGTTTTTGCGGATAAAAATATTGCGCCATCTTACGCACGATACGGATAATCTCCCGTTGCCATGACTCCAACAGCGGTGCATTTTTTTCAATAAAATACAGAATATTTTCCTGCGGCTCGGCGGGAAAACGGCGCTTAGTGGTAGAAGGTTGCTGCTGTTGATGGGTGGGAATGGTGCGCCACAAATCGTTCACTTGGCTTTGCAGGTAAGCCTCACGGTCTTTTTGCCTTGCCTGTTCTTCCCTAAAGGAGATTTCCGATGGGCGTTTATAGCGGTCGACACCGTAATTCATTAGAGCGTGGCAAGAGTCGATGATGCTTTCAACCTGCTCGACACCGTATTTTTGCTCGCAATCACTGATGTAGTTTTTGGCAAACACCAAGTAGTCGATAATCGAGCTTGCATCCGTCCAGGTCTTAAATAAGTAGTTATTTTTAAAGAAACTATTATGGCCAAAACAGGCATGCGCCATCACTAATGCCTGCATGGTGATGGTGTTTTCTTCCATTAAATACGCGATACAAGGGTTGGAGTTAATCACGATTTCGTAGGCGAGCCCCATTTGCCCACGTTTGTAGCCTTGTTCGGTTTCGATAAAACGTTTGCCGAAGGACCAATGGGTATAGCCAATGGGCATGCCAATGCCGGCATAGGCATCCATCATCTGCTCGGCGGTGATGATTTCGATTTGATTGGGATAGGCGCTTAGCTTATAAATGGCCGCCACACGCTCAATCTCTTTTAGATAACTTTGTAACAGCTCAAAGCTCCAGTCGGGACCGTCACTCAAGGCTGTACGCGTTTTTGATTCTTTTCTCCCCATAGAGCCCCCTTAAACTGCCTGTTTTTTAAATAATTCTCTAAATACAGGGTAGATATCTTCGGCTTGACGAATATGTTGCACCGCTATGTTGTCGTAGTGTTGTTGTAGGGATTCGTATTCGCGCCACAGGGTTTGGTGCGCACGATTAGTGATTTCGATATAGCTAAAATAGCGCACTAGCGGCAGGATTTTTTGCTCCAATAATTGTCGACAGGTGGGAGAGTCATCGGCCCAGTTATCACCGTCAGAGGCTTGTGCGGCATAGATATTCCACTCATCGGCAGGGTAGCGAGCCTGCTGAATTTCGTGCATTAATTTCAATGCGCTTGAGACAATCGTGCCGCCAGTTTCCTGAGAATAGAAGAACTCATGCTCGTCCACTTCCTTCGCTTGGGTATGGTGGCGGATATAGACCACCTCGAGGTTTTTGTAGGTTCGGGTGAGAAACAAGTACAGCAAGATATAGAAACGTTTCGCCATATCCTTTGTCGCTTGGTCCATCGAGCCTGACACGTCCATTAAGCAGAACATGACCGCTTGGCTTGAGGGCACTTCACGCCTTGCAAAGTTATTGAAACGTAAGTCAAAGGTATCGATAAAGGGGACTTTAGCAATCTTCTGCTTAAGCGCCTCAATCTGGGCTTTTAAATCCAAAATCAGTTCGGCTTTAGTACCCGGAATATTTTCAAGCTCCGCCAGCTCTTGCTCTAACTCTTTGAGCAATTTCTTTTTACTTGCCGACATGGCAATGCGGCGCGCCAAGGAGGAACGCAGTGAGCGCACAATATTGATATTGGCTGGTACACCATCATTGGTGAAACCCGCACGGTAGATTTGATACTCGACGAGCTTGTTTAAGCGATTCTTCTGCAGATTCGGTAGTTCTAAATCCTCAAAGAGCAGCTCTAGGTATTCATCCTTTGAGATTTCAAACACAAAGTCGTCATTTCCTTCGCCCGAATCCGAGGCATCGCCTTTACCCGCTCCGCCGCCAGCGCCGCCTTGGGGTCTATCGATTTTATCGCCGCGGGTGAATTGATCATTACCTGGGTGGACTCTGTCTCTTACGCCTCCTTTGCCTTGATGGAACATAGGTTCACTGATATCCCGTGTGGGAATACTGATTTTTTCGCCTTTATCTACATCCGTTACACTGCGACGCGTGACGGCATCGCTGACGGCTTTTTTGATTTGTTGCTTATATCGGTTGATAAAGCGTTGGCGGTTGACTGTGCTTTTTCCTTTCGCATTCAACCGTCTATCGATAAAGTTCGCCATACGCACCTCCCAAACCCCAGCGAAGGCTTTGGCAACACCAAAGCCTCGTTTTTAGTGAGCGCAAGTTAAGAGGATTTACGAACCCGTAAATACCACTCAGACAGCAGTCTGACTTGTTTTTTGGTATAGCCTTTCTCCATCATTCGATTAACAAAATCATCGTGTTTACGTTGATCGTCAGTCGAGGTTTTGGCGTTAAAGGAAATTACAGGCAATAAGTCCTCTGTATTTGAGAACATTTTTTTCTCAATTACCGTGCGTAGTTTTTCGTAGCTGGTCCAGAGTGGGTTGTTGCCCTCATGGCTTGCGCGGGCGCGCAGGACAAAGTTAACGATCTCATTACGGAAATCTTTAGGGTTGCTGATCCCCGCGGGTTTTTCGATTTTCTCCAGTTCGGCATTCAGTGCGGAGCGGTCAAACAATTGGCCGGTTTCGGGGTCACGGTATTCCTGATCTTGGATCCAGAAATCGGCGTAGGTGACATAACGGTCGAAGATATTTTGGCCGTATTCAGAGTAGGACTCTAAGTACGCGGTTTGGATTTCCTTACCGATAAATTCGACATATTTAGGGATCAAATAGCCTTTTAAGAACTCCAGATAACGTTCGGCGGTATCGCCGGGGAATTGTTCCTGCTCGATTTGGCGCTCGAGTACATAGAACAAATGGACAGGGTTAGCGGCAATCTCTGAGTGGTCAAAGTTAAATACCCGCGACAGGATTTTGAAGGCGAAACGGGTAGAAAGACCGTTCATACCTTCATCAACACCGGCGTAGTCGCGGTACTCTTGGTAGGATTTGGCCTTAGGATCGGTATCTTTAAGGCTTTCACCATCATAGACCCGCATCTTAGAGTAGATGGAGGAGTTTTCAGGTGTTTTTATCCTCGAGAGCACACTAAATTGCGCCAAGGTTTCT comes from the Shewanella mangrovisoli genome and includes:
- a CDS encoding PAS domain-containing protein; amino-acid sequence: MDKRPLIEPQAPLTHWQKSLPFKLSLIQLLIASILIFSTAWVILNIQTQQISEQQTLLNQNHGQIIIAKLQEMTSQVENQVNAISQIAMLYRYEPEQLSKSIPVLLSIENQKAIISGGGIWPEPGAFDRQKFRDSLFWSHNIHGELVAINSYNDDSFPSYHTEEWYRPTRYFPVGKIFWSKSYVDPTTHEPMVTASGAMWMDHQFIGAATTDISLEKLSQLLRNTMLDVSGYVIALDHQNQILASPNSDILPQSSQNPPHTLQTFDELAKTEAAFSPIASALHFADRSFIEQAVAERVFTQEQMDNLTRLSGDSEREMLSAIVNDNAKSQFSSPRRIASVSLTMDPILKGPSLVSVFLMPHTYWKILVVTPIAPLQDTAKKLIEKVGLSLVLIQMLGLILLFLLQHRLIIAPIMEMVQALKSNDSASIELKAKERHDEVGLLAKSFLSRTQQLEVAMASLDASNLALEQQLLTQQHFQQELSQRKEQLRSLLDFSSTIIYIKDLNGRYTLVNNKYCEVLGIERRKIIGATDFDLFPNSLAQQYQQNDQRVTHSHEALHFEEVIPSLRGELIYQMSKFDIRDDEDNSLGVGAIGFNVDLRKRQEKEQEKLLQSQLSLLKEQQHKTQLSQQENSQLREQLVAIQNEINQQIQLNLSKQQSQKLMQNFLADVMSQMMLEQDKLLAQICQVRSKEDDSHQPQVVQLMSQQAARLRHISQLFTDQHSEIRPLHLAQFINQLLSLLQPQLLKTQVKVKLECDEQLVVDGNAWQYLQFFYRLINNTLHHAFKEHNQDRTLVLTLEKKDGELYMQLKDNGVGIPIAHLEQLRLEMQQNQCIGTLTCINLWIKEELHGELKVESELNRGTLIECHWPLSAI
- the dsbB gene encoding disulfide bond formation protein DsbB → MTAFTRFAHSRASWFILTGSAIALEAAALYFQYVMKLDPCVMCIYQRLAVFGILASGLIGMTAPKFLIVRILGAIGWAVSATWGLKLALALVDMQNNPSPFSTCSFLPEFPAWMPLHEWFPSVMLPTGMCTDVPWQFMGVTMAEWMVVAFSGYLVALLLFIVPILSGSNKPSLYK
- the nhaB gene encoding sodium/proton antiporter NhaB, with the translated sequence MPMTMSQAFIGNFLGNSPKWYKIAILSFLIINPILFFYVSPFVAGWVLVLEFIFTLAMALKCYPLQPGGLLAIEAVAIGMTSASQVLHEIEANLEVLLLLVFMVAGIYFMKQLLLFVFTKMITKVRSKILVSLLFCLASAFLSAFLDALTVIAVIITVAVGFYSIYHKVASGKDFSADHDHTSEGKNDDGENQLNEDELESFRGFLRNLLMHAGVGTALGGVCTMVGEPQNLIIAAQANWQFGEFAIRMSPVTVPVLFAGILTCFIVEKFRWFGYGAQLPDAVHKILCDYAAYEDARRTNKDKMKLVIQAFVGVWLIAGLALHLASVGLIGLSVIILTTAFNGITDEHALGKAFEEALPFTALLAVFFAVVAVIIDQQLFGPVIQWALNHEGNTQLVIFYIANGLLSMVSDNVFVGTVYINEVKAALINGQITRDQFDLLAVAINTGTNLPSVATPNGQAAFLFLLTSALAPLIRLSYGRMVWMALPYTIVLSIVGVMAIQSGFLEQMTQYFYDSHAILHHSVKEALAPAAAH
- the fadR gene encoding fatty acid metabolism transcriptional regulator FadR, translating into MIINAKGPASFAEKYIVRSIWENKFPPGSILPAERELSELIGVTRTTLREVLQRLARDGWLKIQHGKPTRVNNFWETSGLNILETIADLNPEGFPVLVDQLLSARTNVSAIYFRGALRNSPDTAVEVLGQIHQLEDTAESFAEYDYLLHHTLAFSSGNPLYVLILNGFKGLYSRVGRYYFSSPEARQLALNFYKELEILAKAKNYIDVPALMRTYGINSGKMWLQLRDDMPTSIAQQDGNA
- a CDS encoding SpoVR family protein — encoded protein: MGRKESKTRTALSDGPDWSFELLQSYLKEIERVAAIYKLSAYPNQIEIITAEQMMDAYAGIGMPIGYTHWSFGKRFIETEQGYKRGQMGLAYEIVINSNPCIAYLMEENTITMQALVMAHACFGHNSFFKNNYLFKTWTDASSIIDYLVFAKNYISDCEQKYGVEQVESIIDSCHALMNYGVDRYKRPSEISFREEQARQKDREAYLQSQVNDLWRTIPTHQQQQPSTTKRRFPAEPQENILYFIEKNAPLLESWQREIIRIVRKMAQYFYPQKQTQVMNEGWATFWHYTILNHLYDDGVVTDRFMMEFLQSHTGVVAQPEYNSRYYSGINPYALGFAMFTDIRRMCESPTEEDKAWFPDIAGSNWLDTLHFAMQNFKDESFISQYLSPRVIRQFKLFGIHDDEKRNYLSVSAIHDEQGYQDIRNLLSQQYNLSNIEPNIQVHNVEINGDRSLTLRYVPSNDIPLASTYKEVLKHLHRLWGFTVSLEQLNADTSVTLLASCPEQPKAD
- a CDS encoding YeaH/YhbH family protein, which produces MANFIDRRLNAKGKSTVNRQRFINRYKQQIKKAVSDAVTRRSVTDVDKGEKISIPTRDISEPMFHQGKGGVRDRVHPGNDQFTRGDKIDRPQGGAGGGAGKGDASDSGEGNDDFVFEISKDEYLELLFEDLELPNLQKNRLNKLVEYQIYRAGFTNDGVPANINIVRSLRSSLARRIAMSASKKKLLKELEQELAELENIPGTKAELILDLKAQIEALKQKIAKVPFIDTFDLRFNNFARREVPSSQAVMFCLMDVSGSMDQATKDMAKRFYILLYLFLTRTYKNLEVVYIRHHTQAKEVDEHEFFYSQETGGTIVSSALKLMHEIQQARYPADEWNIYAAQASDGDNWADDSPTCRQLLEQKILPLVRYFSYIEITNRAHQTLWREYESLQQHYDNIAVQHIRQAEDIYPVFRELFKKQAV